A stretch of the Mesorhizobium huakuii genome encodes the following:
- a CDS encoding beta-ketoacyl-ACP synthase, whose amino-acid sequence MSSPRDVVITGIGLVSSLGEGPDAHWQKLAQPGLQPVLEAARFAPYTVHPLPEIDWNLQIAKRGDQRQMETWQRLGTYAAGLALDDAGIKGNDELCTTMDMVVAAGGGERDEAVDAAILAASESRNDRDVLLNEKLTTELRPTLFLAQLSNLLAGNISIVHKVTGSSRTFMGEEGAGVSAVETAAARIRSGQSTHVLVGGAFQTEHSDMLLGYELAGYLHRGPWKPVWQRQGAEGGGVVSGSGGAFLVLEQREHATSRGRKIYAELGPVVSGRARRSRGELDAEIAALLGQAALPNGKLLAMSGASGAHAATSAEKAALDANPAISMRGFSTLTGHMKEAQFPFAVALAALAVDRKAAYPVFDAAAEKPFDGAPGSVLATAIGYHQFEGMALVKSA is encoded by the coding sequence ATGAGTAGCCCCCGCGACGTCGTCATCACTGGTATCGGCCTTGTCTCCTCGCTGGGAGAAGGCCCTGACGCCCACTGGCAGAAGCTGGCGCAGCCGGGCCTGCAGCCGGTGCTCGAAGCCGCGCGCTTCGCGCCCTATACCGTTCATCCGCTGCCGGAGATCGACTGGAACCTGCAGATCGCCAAGCGTGGCGACCAGCGGCAGATGGAGACCTGGCAGCGGCTCGGCACCTATGCCGCCGGCCTTGCGCTCGACGACGCCGGCATCAAGGGCAATGACGAGCTCTGCACGACCATGGACATGGTGGTGGCCGCCGGCGGCGGCGAGCGCGACGAGGCGGTCGATGCCGCTATCCTCGCCGCTTCGGAAAGCCGCAACGACCGTGACGTGCTGCTCAACGAGAAGCTGACCACCGAATTGCGGCCGACCCTGTTCCTGGCCCAACTTTCCAATCTGCTCGCCGGCAACATCTCCATCGTCCACAAGGTAACGGGCTCCTCGCGCACCTTCATGGGCGAGGAAGGTGCCGGCGTCTCCGCTGTCGAGACGGCCGCTGCCCGCATTCGCTCCGGCCAGTCGACGCACGTCCTGGTCGGCGGCGCCTTCCAGACCGAACATTCCGACATGCTGCTCGGCTACGAGCTCGCCGGCTATCTGCATCGCGGCCCCTGGAAGCCAGTCTGGCAAAGGCAGGGCGCGGAGGGCGGCGGCGTGGTCTCAGGTTCCGGCGGAGCCTTCCTGGTGCTGGAACAGCGCGAACACGCGACAAGCCGTGGGCGCAAGATCTATGCCGAGCTCGGACCGGTCGTTTCCGGCCGCGCCAGGCGGTCGCGCGGCGAACTCGACGCCGAAATCGCCGCACTGCTCGGTCAGGCGGCGCTGCCGAACGGCAAGCTGCTCGCCATGTCGGGGGCCTCGGGGGCGCATGCCGCAACATCAGCCGAGAAAGCAGCGCTCGATGCCAATCCGGCAATATCAATGCGCGGTTTCTCGACGCTGACCGGGCACATGAAGGAAGCGCAGTTTCCGTTCGCCGTGGCGCTGGCGGCACTCGCCGTCGACCGCAAGGCCGCCTACCCCGTCTTTGATGCCGCGGCCGAGAAGCCGTTCGACGGCGCTCCCGGCAGCGTCCTTGCAACGGCGATCGGCTATCACCAATTCGAGGGCATGGCGCTGGTCAAGTCAGCGTAA
- a CDS encoding beta-ketoacyl-ACP synthase has product MTNFRDHMGRPIVAVTGIGVVTSLGVGKADNWAALTSGKSGIHPITRFPVDHLNTRISGMVDFLDSSSKGASPLTYELAETAAHEAVAESGLDSSDFGGPLFLASPPVELDWHERFSLYNSDSQDAGAERLLRVARGLKELDIFETTQFGSIADRLADRFGTRGLPITLSTACASGATAIQLGVEAIRRGECDRALSIGADGSATAEALIRFSLLSALSTHNDIPEKASKPFSKDRDGFVLAEGSGALVLESLEAALARGVSVLGILRGCGEKADDFHRTRSKPDGSPAIAAVRAALADAGLSKDEIDYVNAHGTSTPENDKMEHLSLSTVFGERIGSMPVSSNKSMIGHTLSAAGAVEAAFSLMTMRESVIPPTINYDNPDPAIVLDVVPNKKRNAEVRSVLSNSFGFGGQNTCLVMAREPV; this is encoded by the coding sequence ATGACCAATTTCAGAGATCACATGGGCAGGCCGATCGTCGCCGTGACCGGTATCGGCGTGGTGACTTCGCTTGGCGTCGGCAAGGCTGACAATTGGGCGGCGCTGACCTCGGGCAAGTCGGGCATCCACCCGATCACCCGCTTTCCGGTCGATCATCTCAACACCCGCATTTCCGGCATGGTCGACTTCCTGGACTCGAGCTCGAAGGGCGCCAGCCCCCTCACCTACGAACTGGCCGAAACCGCCGCGCATGAAGCCGTGGCCGAATCCGGCCTCGATTCCAGCGATTTCGGCGGCCCGCTCTTCCTCGCCTCGCCGCCGGTCGAACTCGACTGGCACGAGCGCTTCTCGCTCTACAATTCCGACAGCCAGGACGCTGGTGCCGAAAGGCTGCTGCGGGTGGCGCGCGGCTTGAAGGAGCTCGATATTTTCGAGACCACCCAGTTCGGCTCGATCGCCGACCGTCTCGCCGACCGGTTCGGCACGCGCGGCCTGCCGATCACCCTGTCGACCGCCTGCGCATCGGGCGCCACCGCCATCCAGCTCGGCGTCGAGGCGATCCGCCGTGGCGAATGCGACCGGGCGCTGTCGATCGGCGCCGACGGTTCGGCCACCGCCGAGGCGCTGATCCGCTTCTCGCTTCTGTCGGCGCTGTCGACCCACAACGACATTCCGGAAAAGGCGTCGAAGCCGTTTTCCAAGGATCGCGACGGATTCGTGCTGGCCGAGGGCTCCGGCGCTCTCGTGCTGGAATCGCTGGAAGCCGCCCTTGCCCGTGGCGTCAGCGTTCTCGGCATCCTGCGCGGCTGCGGCGAAAAGGCCGATGATTTCCACCGCACCCGCTCCAAGCCCGACGGTTCGCCGGCGATCGCGGCGGTTCGCGCCGCCCTTGCCGACGCCGGCCTGAGCAAGGACGAGATCGACTACGTCAACGCCCATGGCACCTCGACGCCGGAAAACGACAAGATGGAGCATCTGTCGCTGTCGACCGTGTTCGGCGAGCGTATCGGCTCGATGCCGGTCTCGTCCAACAAGTCGATGATCGGCCACACGCTGTCGGCGGCGGGCGCCGTCGAGGCGGCGTTCTCGCTGATGACGATGCGCGAAAGCGTCATTCCGCCGACCATAAACTACGACAATCCCGACCCGGCGATCGTGCTCGACGTGGTGCCTAACAAGAAGCGCAACGCCGAGGTTCGCAGCGTTCTGTCGAACTCCTTCGGCTTTGGCGGCCAGAACACTTGCCTTGTCATGGCGCGGGAACCGGTCTAA
- a CDS encoding zinc-binding dehydrogenase translates to MRALQLIEDRRLETVDLPPPPPPALGEVTLRIKAVALNHIDVWGWRGMAFAKRKLPLVVGAEASGEVEAVGPGVSNLLPGQLVSIYGARTCGLCRACREGRDNLCEHVSGVHGFHLDGFAQEKINLPARLLVPAPPGVTDVGAAVAPVTFGTVEHMLFDNARLQPGETILVHAGGSGIGSAAIQLAKRMGCTIITTVGSNDKIDRAKALGADHVINYRDDRFEGVVRKLTKKKGVDVVFEHVGADTFAGSMLCLKRGGRLVTCGSTSGVSTQINLMQLFQQQLKLLGSFGCRMENMANAMQKMAAGQVAPVIDTEVGFDDIDAALKRMEGRDVFGKIILRVA, encoded by the coding sequence ATGCGCGCACTGCAACTTATCGAGGACCGCCGTCTTGAAACGGTGGACCTGCCGCCCCCGCCGCCACCCGCACTCGGCGAAGTCACGCTGCGCATCAAGGCCGTGGCGCTGAACCACATCGACGTCTGGGGCTGGCGCGGCATGGCCTTCGCCAAGCGCAAGCTGCCGCTGGTCGTCGGCGCCGAAGCTTCCGGCGAGGTCGAGGCGGTCGGCCCCGGCGTGTCCAACCTGCTGCCCGGACAATTGGTGTCGATCTACGGCGCGCGCACCTGCGGCCTTTGCCGGGCCTGCCGCGAAGGCCGCGACAATCTCTGCGAACATGTTTCGGGCGTTCACGGTTTCCATCTCGACGGCTTCGCGCAGGAGAAGATCAACCTGCCCGCGCGCCTGCTCGTCCCCGCCCCGCCCGGCGTGACCGATGTCGGCGCGGCTGTGGCCCCCGTCACCTTCGGCACGGTCGAGCACATGCTGTTCGACAATGCCAGGCTGCAGCCCGGCGAAACCATCCTCGTCCATGCCGGCGGATCCGGCATTGGCTCGGCGGCCATTCAGCTGGCGAAGCGCATGGGCTGCACCATCATCACCACGGTCGGCTCGAACGACAAGATCGATAGGGCCAAGGCGCTCGGCGCCGACCATGTCATCAACTACCGCGACGATCGTTTCGAGGGCGTCGTGCGCAAGCTGACCAAGAAGAAGGGCGTCGACGTCGTCTTCGAACATGTCGGCGCCGACACTTTTGCCGGCTCGATGCTGTGCCTGAAGCGCGGCGGCCGCCTGGTCACCTGCGGCTCGACATCAGGCGTGTCGACGCAGATCAATTTGATGCAGCTGTTCCAGCAGCAGCTGAAACTGCTCGGATCCTTCGGCTGCCGCATGGAGAACATGGCCAACGCCATGCAGAAGATGGCGGCGGGACAGGTCGCGCCGGTCATCGACACCGAAGTCGGCTTCGACGATATCGACGCCGCGCTGAAGCGCATGGAAGGTCGTGACGTCTTCGGCAAGATCATCCTGCGCGTCGCCTAA
- a CDS encoding lipid A biosynthesis lauroyl acyltransferase: protein MLKKFRRDLKFRYGRQLRQLNYWLVARAAMIIISVLRLLPVDSALNFADRVARLIGPRVGRHQVAIDNLHKAYPDKSEAEIQAIASDMWGNMARLAAEYIFLDALFDYDPAASKPGRVEVKGTEHFVEIAAEKQPHIVFTGHLGNFELLPVAAATFGMNITALFRPPNNPYLADYILSTRRSTMGSLLPSMAGASFALAGVLENGGNIGVLVDQKFSNGLDTTFFGRPCQSNRVLGTLARHYDCDVYPARCIRLPGNRFRLEIEDKLVLPRTADGSVDVHATTQMLNDVVERWVREDPGQWMWFHKRWEISNWRRKKRPPAKAPAATS, encoded by the coding sequence GTGCTCAAGAAGTTTCGCCGCGATCTCAAATTTCGCTACGGCAGGCAGCTGCGCCAGCTGAACTACTGGCTGGTTGCCCGCGCGGCGATGATCATCATCTCGGTTCTGCGTCTGCTGCCGGTCGACAGCGCGCTGAATTTCGCCGACCGCGTTGCGCGCCTCATTGGTCCCCGAGTCGGACGCCACCAAGTCGCCATCGACAATCTGCACAAGGCCTATCCGGACAAAAGCGAGGCCGAGATCCAGGCCATCGCCTCCGATATGTGGGGCAACATGGCCCGCCTTGCCGCCGAATACATCTTCCTAGACGCCCTGTTCGACTATGACCCGGCGGCAAGCAAGCCCGGCCGCGTCGAGGTCAAGGGAACAGAGCACTTTGTCGAGATCGCCGCGGAGAAGCAGCCGCACATCGTCTTCACCGGCCATCTCGGCAATTTCGAGCTGCTGCCGGTGGCGGCGGCGACCTTCGGCATGAACATCACGGCGCTGTTTCGCCCGCCCAACAACCCCTACCTCGCCGATTACATCCTCTCGACGCGCCGATCGACCATGGGATCGCTGCTGCCGTCGATGGCCGGTGCCTCGTTTGCGCTGGCCGGGGTGCTGGAGAATGGCGGCAATATCGGCGTGCTCGTCGACCAGAAATTCTCCAACGGTCTCGACACGACCTTCTTCGGCCGCCCCTGCCAGAGCAACCGCGTGCTCGGCACCCTTGCCCGCCACTATGACTGCGACGTCTATCCGGCGCGTTGCATCAGATTGCCCGGAAACCGCTTCCGCCTCGAAATCGAAGATAAGCTGGTCTTGCCGCGCACCGCCGACGGCAGCGTCGACGTCCACGCCACCACCCAGATGCTGAACGACGTGGTCGAGCGCTGGGTACGCGAGGATCCCGGCCAGTGGATGTGGTTCCACAAAAGGTGGGAGATCAGCAACTGGCGGCGCAAGAAGCGGCCGCCGGCAAAGGCGCCTGCTGCGACCAGTTGA
- a CDS encoding class I SAM-dependent methyltransferase has protein sequence MKSLPRDLGDHTFIDIGSGKSRTLLLASRYPFAGIIGVEFARELVDIARSNIERFRDPSQKCRALSVVEADAAAYDFPEAPLVVYFYNPFSKDVFDIVLKNLVSSLERRPRDCFIVYGSSSHRAIDWARPAIHETGIFRQLPVPAMPGFRDAIRTIDYAVFQVQAAA, from the coding sequence ATGAAGTCGCTGCCTCGCGATCTCGGTGACCATACATTCATCGACATCGGTTCCGGAAAATCACGAACGCTGCTGCTGGCGTCGCGATATCCGTTCGCCGGGATCATCGGCGTGGAGTTCGCTAGGGAATTGGTGGACATCGCCCGGAGCAACATCGAGCGTTTCCGGGACCCGTCGCAGAAATGCCGGGCACTCAGCGTCGTCGAGGCCGATGCGGCGGCATACGATTTCCCTGAAGCGCCGCTGGTGGTCTATTTCTACAATCCCTTTTCCAAGGACGTTTTCGACATCGTCCTGAAAAATCTCGTGTCGTCGCTTGAGCGACGCCCGCGGGATTGTTTCATCGTCTATGGAAGCTCGAGCCACCGCGCCATCGATTGGGCGAGGCCCGCCATCCACGAAACCGGCATCTTCAGGCAATTGCCCGTGCCGGCGATGCCCGGTTTCCGCGATGCGATCCGCACCATCGACTATGCGGTCTTTCAGGTTCAGGCCGCGGCGTAA
- a CDS encoding ATP-grasp domain-containing protein, translated as MHPQPEMDDRLPNRSAGVLILGGAHGTLALARSFGAQKVPVWLVSNDTPLPSFSRYAQRTMTWPGPDDGGAVAFLLNLAKVQGLGGFLLIAGGDPEVRFVSQSIDQLSAIFDVVLPRWEQLKWVCEKPLLYRRARELGLAVPLTYEITSLEQAAAADLRFPVILKPNMGGRSRFARAKAVLTHDKASFLTAYSWGAEEIGGGNVVVQEMIPGGGESQFSYAALWNKGAPVAEFTARRTRQYPVDFGYTSTFVEVVDEPQLIDAARRLLGSIAHHGLVEVEFKRDARDGSMKVLDVNPRPWTWFGLGPAAGVDLGAMLWAIKSGQTVPTASARPATSWMYLVRDMVAAGRLISSGRLTKRAYFSSFAKVRAWATFQARDPMPGLIDVPLTGWRVLTRRLLRLL; from the coding sequence ATGCATCCCCAGCCAGAGATGGACGATCGTCTTCCCAACCGGTCCGCCGGGGTGCTCATTCTTGGCGGGGCGCACGGGACGCTGGCGTTGGCCAGGAGCTTCGGCGCCCAGAAAGTGCCTGTCTGGCTGGTGAGCAACGACACCCCGTTGCCCAGCTTTTCGCGATATGCCCAGCGGACAATGACCTGGCCCGGTCCCGATGACGGTGGTGCCGTCGCCTTCCTGCTCAATCTGGCCAAGGTTCAGGGGCTGGGTGGCTTCCTGCTGATCGCCGGCGGCGATCCTGAAGTTCGTTTTGTGTCGCAATCGATCGACCAGTTGTCCGCCATATTCGACGTTGTGCTACCACGCTGGGAGCAACTGAAATGGGTCTGTGAAAAGCCGTTGCTCTATCGCCGGGCGCGCGAACTGGGGCTCGCCGTTCCGCTGACCTATGAGATCACCTCGCTCGAGCAGGCAGCGGCAGCCGACCTTCGCTTTCCCGTCATCCTGAAGCCGAACATGGGCGGGCGCAGCCGTTTTGCGCGCGCCAAGGCCGTTCTGACCCATGACAAGGCATCGTTTTTGACGGCCTACAGCTGGGGTGCCGAAGAGATCGGCGGCGGAAATGTCGTGGTTCAGGAAATGATACCGGGCGGAGGAGAGAGCCAGTTCTCCTATGCGGCGCTCTGGAATAAGGGCGCGCCGGTGGCGGAATTCACCGCCCGTCGTACGCGGCAATATCCGGTCGACTTCGGTTACACCAGCACGTTCGTGGAGGTTGTCGATGAACCGCAACTGATCGACGCCGCGCGCCGACTGCTTGGGTCGATCGCGCATCACGGGCTGGTCGAGGTCGAATTCAAGCGCGACGCGCGCGATGGTTCGATGAAGGTGCTCGACGTCAATCCTCGGCCCTGGACATGGTTTGGACTGGGCCCCGCCGCCGGCGTCGACCTCGGCGCTATGCTTTGGGCGATCAAATCGGGCCAAACGGTGCCGACAGCCTCAGCCCGGCCTGCTACGTCGTGGATGTATCTGGTTCGGGACATGGTGGCGGCCGGCAGACTGATCTCAAGCGGCCGGCTGACGAAGCGGGCCTATTTCAGCTCATTCGCCAAAGTACGGGCTTGGGCGACATTCCAGGCAAGAGACCCGATGCCGGGCCTGATCGACGTGCCCTTGACGGGCTGGAGAGTGCTGACGCGGCGGCTACTTCGGCTTTTGTGA
- a CDS encoding L,D-transpeptidase has translation MRKFFLVAAAMLATALFGTPSASYAAMLEANIDVSSQTMTVRYGSEVYRWVVSTARPGYFTPRGTYRPQRTARMWYSRKYDMSPMPYSVFFHGGYAIHGTGAVRQLGRPASHGCVRLHTANAATFYSMVREVGFGNTRIVVTN, from the coding sequence ATGAGGAAGTTCTTTCTCGTAGCAGCGGCGATGTTGGCAACCGCGCTGTTTGGTACGCCGTCCGCAAGTTACGCGGCGATGTTGGAAGCGAATATCGACGTGTCGTCGCAGACGATGACGGTGCGATACGGGTCGGAGGTTTATCGCTGGGTCGTATCGACCGCGCGTCCGGGTTATTTCACGCCGCGTGGCACGTACCGACCGCAGCGGACCGCGCGGATGTGGTATTCGCGCAAATACGACATGTCGCCGATGCCTTATTCCGTGTTCTTCCATGGCGGCTATGCCATCCATGGGACGGGCGCCGTCAGGCAACTCGGCCGCCCGGCCTCGCATGGCTGCGTGCGGCTGCACACGGCCAATGCCGCGACCTTCTATTCGATGGTGCGGGAAGTGGGCTTCGGCAACACGCGCATTGTCGTGACGAATTAA
- a CDS encoding ABC transporter substrate-binding protein: MKLWKTLLAAAVLALATATSAFAARTDLVIGIPLEPPHLDPTAGAAAAIREVTYANIFEGLTRIGPNSEVLPDLAESWTVSDDGKVYTFKLHTGVKFHDGSDFSADDVKFSLDRARAENSVNAQKQLFAAIDKVDVVDPATVKVTLTHPQGSFLYNMGWGDAVIVSPKSADTNKEKPVGTGPFKFENWAKGSSITLVKSDHYWGAPAFLEKVEFRIVPDAAAAVPALLSGDIQAFPFFDPDSVSQVKDDPRFKVVVGATEGETILSINNKKPPFDKLQVRQAISYALDRKAIIDGASAGLGLPIGSHMSPANKYYVDLTGRYPHDVAKAKELLKEAGLENGFKATLRLPPTSYARLGGEIIASQLRDVGINLEIIPVEWAQWLDQVFTKKDYDLTIVSHTEPNDIDIYARKDYYFNYDNPAFNKVIADLELTSDEAKRKDLYAQAQKILADDAVVGFLYELPKVGVWDAKLQGLWENAPIPANDLTKVKWSD; the protein is encoded by the coding sequence ATGAAACTGTGGAAGACCCTTCTGGCCGCTGCCGTGCTGGCGCTCGCAACCGCCACTTCGGCGTTTGCCGCCCGGACCGATCTCGTCATCGGCATTCCGCTTGAACCCCCGCATCTCGACCCGACAGCGGGAGCGGCCGCGGCAATCCGGGAGGTCACCTACGCCAACATCTTCGAAGGTCTTACGCGTATCGGCCCGAACAGCGAAGTCCTGCCGGATCTGGCTGAGAGCTGGACCGTTTCAGATGACGGCAAGGTCTACACCTTCAAGCTGCACACGGGCGTGAAATTCCACGACGGGAGCGATTTCAGCGCCGACGACGTGAAGTTCTCGCTCGACCGTGCCCGCGCGGAAAACTCCGTCAACGCGCAAAAGCAGCTCTTTGCCGCCATCGACAAGGTCGACGTGGTCGACCCCGCCACCGTGAAGGTGACGCTCACCCACCCGCAGGGCTCGTTCCTCTACAATATGGGCTGGGGCGACGCGGTGATCGTGTCGCCGAAATCCGCCGACACCAACAAGGAAAAGCCTGTTGGCACCGGCCCCTTCAAGTTCGAGAACTGGGCCAAGGGTTCATCGATCACCCTGGTGAAATCAGATCATTACTGGGGCGCCCCTGCTTTTCTGGAAAAGGTCGAGTTCCGCATCGTTCCCGATGCCGCGGCGGCGGTACCGGCGCTGCTTTCCGGCGACATACAGGCTTTCCCCTTCTTCGATCCCGACAGCGTCTCCCAGGTCAAGGATGATCCGCGCTTCAAGGTGGTGGTCGGCGCGACCGAAGGCGAGACCATCCTGTCCATCAACAACAAGAAGCCGCCCTTCGACAAGCTGCAGGTGAGGCAGGCGATCTCCTACGCGCTCGACCGCAAGGCGATCATCGACGGCGCCTCGGCCGGGCTCGGCCTGCCGATCGGCTCGCATATGTCGCCGGCCAACAAATATTATGTCGACCTCACCGGCCGCTATCCGCACGACGTGGCCAAGGCCAAGGAACTGCTCAAGGAGGCAGGACTGGAGAATGGCTTCAAGGCCACGTTGAGGCTGCCGCCGACCTCCTATGCACGGCTCGGCGGCGAGATCATCGCCTCGCAGCTCCGCGATGTCGGCATCAACCTCGAGATTATCCCCGTCGAATGGGCGCAGTGGCTGGACCAGGTGTTCACCAAGAAGGACTACGACCTGACCATCGTCTCCCATACCGAGCCGAACGACATCGATATCTACGCACGCAAGGACTACTATTTCAACTACGACAACCCTGCCTTCAACAAGGTCATTGCCGATCTGGAGCTGACGTCCGACGAGGCCAAGCGCAAGGACTTGTATGCGCAAGCGCAAAAGATCCTGGCCGACGACGCCGTGGTCGGCTTCCTCTACGAACTGCCCAAGGTCGGGGTTTGGGACGCCAAGCTGCAAGGCCTGTGGGAAAACGCACCAATCCCCGCCAACGACCTGACCAAGGTGAAGTGGTCGGATTGA
- a CDS encoding ABC transporter permease — MTTYLLKRLAISLATLVLASIVVFAVLEILPGDPARLMLGMNASADQVELLRNQMGLNAPLALRYLHWASGLLSLDFGRSYTYSVPVIDLVRERLAVSLPLALIALALSTIIAIPVGLFSASRRGRAGDTISMGAAQLGVAVPNFWFALVLIYIFAVWLRLVPAGGFPGWSAGVWPALKSLLLPAIALALPQAAILARVTRSALIEVLNEDYIRTARAKGLPYRAVLWRHALRNAMIPVLTILGLQFAFLLAGTIIIENIFYLPGLGRLVFQAITQRDLIVVESVVMLLVAAVIAVNLIVDLSYAVVDPRLRSRQ, encoded by the coding sequence ATGACCACCTACCTCCTCAAGCGCCTCGCCATCTCGCTTGCCACGCTGGTGCTGGCGTCCATCGTGGTGTTCGCCGTGCTCGAAATCCTGCCCGGCGACCCGGCGCGACTGATGCTGGGCATGAACGCCAGCGCCGACCAGGTCGAACTCCTGCGCAACCAGATGGGCCTCAACGCCCCGCTTGCCCTGCGCTATCTGCACTGGGCCAGCGGCCTGCTCAGCCTCGATTTCGGCCGCTCCTACACCTATTCGGTGCCGGTCATCGATCTCGTGCGCGAACGGCTTGCCGTCTCGCTGCCCCTGGCGCTGATCGCGCTGGCGCTCTCCACCATCATCGCGATACCCGTCGGCCTGTTTTCCGCCAGCCGGCGCGGACGCGCCGGCGACACGATTTCCATGGGCGCGGCACAGCTTGGCGTCGCCGTGCCCAATTTCTGGTTCGCGCTGGTGCTGATCTACATCTTCGCCGTATGGCTGCGGCTGGTCCCGGCCGGCGGCTTTCCCGGCTGGAGCGCCGGCGTCTGGCCGGCGCTGAAATCGCTGCTTCTGCCGGCGATCGCCCTTGCCTTGCCGCAGGCGGCGATCTTGGCGCGCGTCACCCGCTCGGCGCTGATCGAGGTGTTGAACGAGGACTATATCCGCACCGCCCGCGCCAAGGGCCTGCCCTATCGCGCCGTGCTGTGGCGGCATGCGCTGCGCAACGCCATGATCCCGGTGCTGACCATACTCGGCCTGCAATTCGCCTTCCTGCTCGCCGGCACCATCATCATCGAGAATATCTTCTATCTCCCCGGCCTCGGCCGGCTGGTGTTCCAGGCGATCACCCAGCGCGACCTGATCGTCGTCGAAAGCGTCGTCATGCTGCTGGTCGCCGCCGTCATTGCCGTCAACCTCATCGTCGACCTTTCCTATGCGGTCGTCGATCCGCGCCTGAGAAGCCGGCAATGA
- a CDS encoding ABC transporter permease — MTLHIDIPEETFSSILAKAFRNTAFVTGFVITLLILAMAVVSYIWTPYDVTKLVISDKTQGPSLAHWFGTDHFGRDILSMIMVGARNSIAVALVAVGIGMGIGVPLGAFAAARGGLVDEALMRINDLVFAFPALLSAIMITAIFGPGAVNAIIAIGIFNIPVFARVARAGALAIWPREFILAARAAGKSSTQISIEHVLPNIATLLLVQGTIQFALGILAEAGLSYLGLGAQPPMPSWGRMLFDAQTRMVVAPWMAIFPGMAIVITVLGLNLLGDGIADILDPKSRRQR, encoded by the coding sequence ATGACGCTGCACATCGACATCCCTGAGGAGACGTTCAGCTCCATCCTGGCCAAGGCTTTCAGGAACACAGCATTCGTCACCGGCTTCGTCATCACCTTGCTGATCCTGGCGATGGCTGTCGTCTCCTATATCTGGACGCCTTACGATGTGACGAAGCTGGTCATATCAGACAAGACGCAAGGCCCCTCGCTGGCCCATTGGTTCGGCACCGACCATTTCGGCCGCGACATCCTGTCGATGATCATGGTCGGCGCCCGCAATTCAATCGCCGTGGCGCTTGTCGCGGTCGGCATCGGCATGGGCATAGGCGTGCCGCTCGGCGCTTTCGCCGCCGCGCGTGGCGGCTTGGTCGATGAAGCGCTGATGCGCATCAACGATCTGGTCTTCGCCTTCCCGGCACTGCTGTCGGCGATCATGATCACCGCCATCTTCGGGCCAGGTGCCGTCAATGCCATCATCGCCATCGGCATCTTCAACATTCCGGTGTTTGCCCGCGTCGCCCGCGCCGGCGCGCTGGCGATCTGGCCGCGCGAGTTCATCCTGGCCGCACGCGCCGCGGGAAAAAGCAGCACGCAGATATCGATCGAACATGTGCTGCCCAACATCGCCACGCTGCTCCTGGTGCAAGGCACCATCCAGTTCGCGCTCGGCATCCTGGCCGAGGCCGGGCTTTCCTATCTCGGCCTCGGCGCGCAGCCGCCAATGCCGAGCTGGGGCCGCATGCTGTTCGACGCGCAGACGCGCATGGTGGTGGCACCGTGGATGGCGATCTTTCCCGGCATGGCGATCGTCATCACGGTGCTCGGCCTGAACCTCCTGGGCGACGGCATCGCCGACATCCTCGACCCGAAATCGCGGCGGCAGCGATGA